Proteins found in one Coffea eugenioides isolate CCC68of chromosome 5, Ceug_1.0, whole genome shotgun sequence genomic segment:
- the LOC113771380 gene encoding putative receptor-like protein kinase At3g47110 yields the protein MLKRLYLGFTNLTVIQDVKLGERNNVVKIDNLSCNFASEIPEEINNLHILEYLYLHDNQIMGSIPTNIFNISSLRVISLKVNKLNGTILENMCHRLPNIEGLYLYGNLLHGQMPTGLLECLALQEFTLEENELTGTIPRAIGNLTFLTRIYLGHNKFTGTISQGRQSSKLEDFSLIVNSITGPIPVEIFNISTLVILSLVGNHLSGNLPSSMGSRLPNLETVYLSLNDLDGVIAPSISNASKLAYLNLSNDKFSGLISMSLGGLKHLKKLDFRVNNLTSEPSSSELSFITSLTNCKNVTRLGMIDNPLNGSLPLSIGNLSASLERIYAYNCEIRGNIPQGLENLSSLVILALSKNRLTGYFATTIEGFQDLQGISLNENLLTGIVSEDICASKSLYNLYLHKNQISGSLPSCTGNMTSLRYLSIVENSLNSSIPTSVWNLDNLLALNLSSNFFSDILSKEIQNLKAATYISLSANHISGHILSSIGDLQMLLTLSLAENKLQGSTPDSMGDISNLVFLDLSNNNLLGLIPKSMVALQFLSYINLSLNNLRGEIPFDGPFKNFTSQAFMSNGGLCGITRFLVPPCSTSIDHKSTRKKTSHVILITLGIGAALMAITFVRIQRLNIMIDVACAIDYLHNGYLTPVIHCDLKPSNALLDAEMVAHVTDFMDKDDSIIYTRTLATFGYIAPEDVIDSLKTMDYYCRIWFGRTSINKPNEENFTGKLERVSLVMELALHCTAKSLKERIGMKDALAALEKIKV from the exons ATGCTCAAGCGGTTGTATCTTGGTTTCACCAACTTGACAGTTATACAAGATGTCAAATTAGGGGAGCGGAATAATGTAGtaaaaattgacaatttatcatGTAATTTTGCAAGTGAAATTCCAGAAGAGATCAATAATCTACATATCTTGGAATATTTATACCTTCACGATAACCAGATTATGGGCTCTATACCGACAAACATATTCAATATCTCATCCTTGAGGGTTATTTCTTTGAAAGTTAATAAACTAAATGGCACCATTCTAGAAAATATGTGCCATAGGCTTCCAAACATTGAAGGGCTTTACCTATATGGAAACCTATTGCATGGCCAAATGCCAACAGGTTTACTTGAATGCTTGGCACTTCAAGAGTTTACTTTAGAAGAAAATGAACTCACTGGAACCATTCCAAGAGCAATTGGGAATCTGACATTTCTCACGAGAATCTACCTTGGGCATAATAAGTTCACAG GCACAATATCACAAGGTAGGCAATCTAGCAAGCTAGAAGATTTCAGCTTGATAGTCAACAGCATAACTGGTCCAATACCAGTTGAAATATTCAATATCTCAACTCTGGTAATTCTTTCATTGGTGGGAAATCATCTCTCTGGCAATCTTCCATCAAGCATGGGTAGTCGATTACCCAATTTGGAAACTGTCTACCTGAGCCTTAATGACCTTGATGGAGTGATAGCACCCTCCATATCAAATGCTTCAAAACTAGCTTACTTAAACTTATCTAATGACAAATTCAGTGGCTTGATTTCCATGTCGCTTGGAGGTCTAAAGCATCTGAAAAAATTGGATTTCAGGGTGAATAATCTTACAAGTGAACCTTCATCTTCTGAGTTGAGCTTCATCACTTCCCTAACAAATTGCAAAAATGTAACAAGATTGGGTATGATTGATAATCCTTTGAATGGTAGTCTTCCCTTATCTATTGGAAATCTTTCAGCCTCTTTAGAAAGAATTTATGCATACAATTGTGAAATCAGGGGAAATATTCCACAAGGACTTGAAAATTTGAGCAGCTTAGTGATATTGGCTCTGTCCAAAAATCGCTTAACTGGATATTTTGCAACAACAATTGAAGGTTTTCAAGACCTCCAAGGTATATCTCTCAATGAAAACCTTTTGACTGGAATCGTTTCAGAAGATATTTGCGCCTCGAAGAGCTTGTACAATTTGTATTTGCACAAAAACCAAATTTCCGGTTCACTTCCTTCATGTACAGGTAACATGACTTCTTTGAGATATCTCAGCATTGTCGAAAACTCATTGAACTCCAGCATACCAACTAGTGTATGGAACCTCGACAATCTCTTGGCATTGAACCTGTCTTCCAACTTCTTCAGTGACATACTATCtaaagaaattcaaaatttgaaggCAGCAACATATATTAGTTTGTCAGCAAATCATATCTCAGGACACATTCTGAGCTCAATTGGAGATCTGCAAATGCTACTAACACTTTCTTTGGCAGAAAATAAGCTACAAGGATCTACTCCAGACTCGATGGGTGACATATCAAATTTGGTGTTCTTGGACTTATCCAATAATAATCTTTTAGGTCTAATCCCAAAGTCCATGGTGGCACTTCAATTTCTCAGTTACATCAATCTTTCTTTAAACAATTTACGGGGTGAAATTCCATTCGATGGTCCTTTCAAAAACTTCACGAGTCAAGCATTCATGTCTAATGGAGGGCTATGTGGTATTACAAGATTTCTTGTTCCTCCATGTAGCACTTCCATAGATCACAAGTCAACCAGGAAGAAAACATCTCATGTGATATTAATTACATTAGGCATTGGAGCAGCATTAATGGCTATAACCTTTGTTAGGATCCAA AGATTAAACATAATGATAGATGTGGCATGTGCAATTGATTATCTTCATAATGGCTACTTGACACCAGTGATTCATTGCGATTTGAAGCCTAGTAATGCCCTGCTAGATGCAGAAATGGTTGCTCATGTAACTGACTTTATGGATAAAGATGATAGCATTATCTACACAAGGACGCTCGCCACCTTTGGTTATATTGCACCGG AGGATGTAATTGATTCTTTAAAGACAATGGATTACTACTGCAGAATATGGTTTGGAAGGACTAGTATCAACAAG CCAAATGAAGAGAACTTCACAGGAAAATTGGAGCGTGTTTCTTTAGTCATGGAATTGGCTTTACATTGCACTGCAAAATCCCTTAAAGAAAGGATCGGCATGAAAGATGCTCTTGCAGCTCTAGAGAAGATTAAGGTTTAG
- the LOC113771381 gene encoding uncharacterized protein LOC113771381 — MARTKKGAVKSPPPNKRGEASTSRQPRLKRKASRRLQLEDEPSSGEDTQQQEEQDAQGDQEEEVPYDKSRFTSAENEAWYNARRGAKVLVEKDVTSDAEEVYHLKASFAKLGWENFFNIPNFYYEELVREFYANVEDKKVFHYDTEVITSTVRGRKVRVHRADLERYLHVSDVGRKVDLKKAFKPNDLDSWNMLEALVRLGVEYKATRTTGRYSVLTSSFPESQRLLIYLFAANIIPRASGTNEARTSDIYFLDKMKHGLGNIQGIPLGSIITNHMWAVVRSNDIKHAFPYPRFLTFEFQRVGVDFSNAFPTGLKKKDVFTLDFCRFILKSKDGGGPSTQGGAQGDIRQEEEVEIERIEGAQGVETTTPPVSNEPSSSRPPTSPQDTRSFFKKIMDKLLCVEAEVKKSRQENKRNSERIRRIETKLGIEAPPTPPSSPDQATT; from the coding sequence ATGGCTCGCACTAAGAAAGGTGCAGTGAAATCTCCTCCTCCTAACAAGAGAGGAGAAGCTTCGACGTCTAGACAACCGCgcttgaaaagaaaagcaagtagACGTCTACAGCTTGAGGACGAGCCATCATCTGGAGAGGATACTCAacaacaagaggaacaagaTGCACAAGGGGACCAAGAGGAGGAAGTCCCTTATGATAAGTCGCGCTTCACCTCCGCCGAAAATGAAGCTTGGTACAATGCTAGGAGGGGAGCTAAGGTATTGGTGGAAAAGGATGTCACCTCGGATGCCGAGGAGGTCTACCATCTCAAGGCCTCCTTTGCCAAATTGGGATGGGAAAATTTCTTTAACATCCCAAACTTCTATTATGAGGAGCTTGTCCGAGAATTCTATGCAAATGTGGAGGACAAGAAGGTTTTTCACTACGACACGGAGGTGATTACTAGTACAGTGCGAGGGAGAAAAGTTCGAGTCCATAGAGCTGATTTGGAGCGCTATCTTCATGTTTCGGATGTGGGGCGCAAGGTAGATTTGAAGAAAGCCTTCAAACCCAATGATTTGGACTCTTGGAACATGCTAGAGGCACTTGTACGTTTGGGGGTTGAGTACAAGGCTACTCGAACGACGGGGCGATATTCGGTATTGACTTCATCATTTCCGGAGTCGCAACGTCTCCTTATTTACCTATTTGCCGCCAATATCATTCCGAGGGCAAGTGGAACCAATGAGGCGCGCACAAGTGACATCTATTTCTTGGATAAAATGAAGCATGGCTTAGGAAACATCCAAGGCATTCCATTGGGAAGCATTATCACCAACCACATGTGGGCTGTGGTTCGCAGTAACGACATCAAACATGCTTTCCCGTATCCTCGGTTCTTGACCTTCGAGTTTCAAAGGGTTGGAGTGGATTTTTCTAACGCTTTCCCTACAGGTCTCAAGAAGAAGGACGTCTTTACATTGGATTTTTGCAGGTTCATTTTGAAGAGTAAAGACGGCGGTGGTCCTTCAACTCAAGGAGGTGCTCAAGGGGACATTAGGCAAGAGGAGGAAGTTGAAATTGAACGAATTGAAGGGGCTCAAGGGGTTGAGACAACTACCCCGCCGGTCTCAAATGAACCGTCTTCCTCACGGCCTCCAACCTCACCTCAAGACACTCGGTCGTTTTTCAAGAAGATAATGGACAAGCTGCTTTGTGTCGAGGCTGAGGTAAAGAAAAGCCGCCAAGAGAATAAGCGGAATTCCGAGCGTATTCGTCGCATCGAGACCAAGCTGGGTATTGAAGCTCCTCCGACTCCACCATCGTCACCTGACCAAGCGACTACTTGA